In the genome of Pseudarthrobacter sp. IC2-21, one region contains:
- a CDS encoding helicase HerA-like domain-containing protein codes for MANKTTAEKLATIQKGYTLEGATIELGAAIVDGELHKEAQVRLPLAMMNRHGLVAGATGTGKTVTLHMMAEQLSTAGVPVFLADIKGDLSGLATAAAGSDKLKARTDSIGQAWAGKTYPVEFLALGGDGNGIPVRATITSFGPILLSRVMELNDTQESSLQLVFHFADKNNLELIDLKDLRAVIQFLTSDEGKDELEELGGLSKATAGVILRELVNLEAQGLEKFFGEPEFDTAELLRTAPNGRGVVTCLELPTLQTKPMLFSTFLMWLLADLFEDLPEAGDLDKPKLVFFLDEAHLLFNGASKAFLSAITTTVRLIRSKGVGIFFVTQTPKDVPADVLGQLANRIQHALRAFTPEDAKALKATVSTFPVSDYDLEETLTSAGIGEAVITVMNEKGAPTPVALTRLRAPESVMGPSTEDLVKSSVAGSALLAKYGAAVDNISAYEKLTGKGAAPTGEAAPGEPPVPGGTESGSAGQAGGSQADVDAEARRIEEEILGRPSSRSVPVPDRAPERARAPRAPEPAPAGGGIAGELAGALGGALGGGLKSMVRSMGTQLGRELLRGVFGTSSRRRR; via the coding sequence ATGGCCAACAAAACCACTGCAGAAAAGCTTGCCACCATCCAGAAGGGCTACACCCTGGAAGGTGCCACCATCGAGCTGGGCGCCGCCATTGTTGACGGCGAGCTTCACAAGGAAGCGCAGGTCCGGCTGCCGCTGGCCATGATGAACAGGCATGGGCTGGTGGCCGGCGCCACCGGCACCGGCAAGACCGTCACGCTGCACATGATGGCAGAGCAGCTGTCCACGGCCGGCGTTCCCGTCTTCCTGGCCGACATCAAGGGCGATCTCTCCGGACTCGCAACCGCCGCGGCAGGCAGCGACAAACTGAAGGCACGCACTGACAGCATCGGCCAGGCCTGGGCCGGCAAGACCTACCCCGTGGAGTTCCTGGCACTGGGCGGTGACGGGAACGGCATTCCGGTGCGGGCCACCATCACCTCGTTCGGGCCCATCCTGCTCTCCCGCGTGATGGAACTCAACGACACCCAGGAATCCAGCCTGCAGCTCGTCTTCCACTTTGCGGACAAGAACAACCTCGAACTGATCGACCTCAAGGACCTCCGCGCCGTCATCCAGTTCCTCACCTCGGACGAAGGCAAGGACGAGCTTGAGGAACTGGGCGGCCTCTCCAAGGCAACGGCCGGCGTCATCCTGCGCGAACTGGTGAACCTGGAGGCCCAGGGCCTGGAAAAGTTCTTCGGCGAACCCGAGTTCGATACCGCCGAACTTCTCCGGACGGCTCCGAACGGCCGCGGCGTGGTCACCTGCCTGGAACTCCCCACGCTGCAGACCAAGCCGATGCTGTTCTCGACCTTCCTGATGTGGCTGCTGGCCGACCTGTTCGAAGACCTGCCTGAGGCCGGCGATCTGGACAAGCCCAAGCTGGTGTTCTTCCTGGATGAGGCCCATCTGCTTTTCAACGGCGCGTCCAAGGCCTTCCTGAGCGCCATCACCACCACCGTCCGGCTGATCCGGTCCAAGGGCGTGGGAATCTTCTTCGTCACCCAGACCCCCAAAGACGTGCCCGCCGATGTCCTGGGCCAGCTGGCCAACCGGATCCAGCATGCCCTTCGTGCGTTCACCCCGGAGGATGCCAAAGCCCTCAAAGCCACGGTCTCCACCTTCCCGGTCAGCGACTACGACCTCGAGGAAACGCTCACGTCCGCGGGGATCGGCGAAGCGGTCATCACGGTCATGAACGAGAAAGGCGCCCCCACGCCGGTGGCCCTGACCCGGCTCCGGGCCCCGGAATCGGTCATGGGACCCAGCACCGAGGACCTCGTCAAGAGCAGCGTGGCCGGATCGGCGCTGCTGGCCAAATACGGCGCCGCGGTGGACAACATCTCCGCCTACGAAAAGCTCACCGGTAAGGGTGCCGCGCCCACGGGCGAAGCCGCTCCCGGCGAGCCGCCCGTCCCCGGCGGCACCGAATCCGGCAGTGCCGGCCAGGCAGGTGGCAGCCAGGCCGATGTCGACGCCGAGGCCCGGCGGATCGAGGAGGAGATCCTGGGCCGGCCCAGCAGCCGTTCTGTTCCTGTTCCGGACCGGGCCCCTGAGCGGGCACGGGCACCGCGCGCGCCCGAACCTGCACCTGCCGGCGGCGGGATTGCCGGCGAGCTCGCGGGTGCCCTCGGCGGGGCATTGGGCGGCGGACTCAAGAGCATGGTGCGGTCCATGGGAACGCAGCTCGGCCGCGAGCTGCTGCGCGGCGTGTTCGGCACCTCGTCCCGGCGCCGCCGATAG
- a CDS encoding NHL domain-containing thioredoxin family protein — protein MSETVRTQLRVRASELVGRNWLNTGGKSLDLEALRGKIVLLDFWTFCCINCLHVLDELRPLEAKYADVLVTVGVHSPKFEHEADPVALAAAVERYEIHHPVLDDPELDTWKAYTARAWPTLVVIDPEGYIVAHLSGEGHADGLAVLIPELIAEHEAKGTLHRGSGPYVAPEATSGTLRFPGKALFLPAGRGTSEVGTSGAGASDTEASDAGTWLVTDTGHHRLVELGTDFQTVLRTYGSGTKGYEDGPAAGDPAAARFNEPQGLALLPEDVAAKAGYDVVIADSVNHRLRGLSLTDGKASTLAGNGVQRLLETGPARVDEDAAGFTGQLSGHPLEVSLSSPWDVVWSTKLNAVVVAMAGTHQIFSFDPLTGAVAIVAGNGLEGLLDGKAHEAWFAQPSGLAEDADGNIWVADSETSALRKLAISDDGTVTVETAVGKGLFDFGFRDGEAAEARLQHPLGVTVLPDGSVAIADTYNGAVRRYDPATGKVSTLARGLSEPSDVIVDHTRAAGSEPLLVVVEANKHQLVYVPIPKEAQQVDEGASQTQRPKSPVAPGLLDLTVRFTAPTGQKLDDRWGDPTQLKISSTPPELLVSGGGTSVGLLRTLELATGIPEGVLHITARAAACDGPENEDGEIPDHAACHLYQQDWGIPVLLTDDGDTELVLDLRGMD, from the coding sequence ATGAGCGAAACCGTACGCACCCAACTCCGGGTCCGCGCCTCCGAACTGGTGGGCCGTAACTGGCTAAACACCGGCGGGAAGTCGCTGGACCTCGAAGCCCTGCGCGGCAAGATCGTGCTCCTCGATTTTTGGACGTTCTGCTGCATCAACTGCCTGCATGTCCTGGATGAGCTGCGCCCGCTCGAAGCAAAGTACGCAGACGTCCTGGTCACCGTGGGCGTGCACTCGCCCAAGTTCGAGCACGAGGCAGATCCGGTAGCCCTTGCCGCCGCGGTTGAGCGCTACGAGATCCACCACCCCGTCCTGGACGATCCTGAGCTGGACACCTGGAAGGCCTACACTGCCCGTGCCTGGCCCACCCTGGTGGTCATCGATCCCGAGGGTTACATCGTGGCGCACCTCTCCGGCGAAGGCCACGCGGACGGCCTGGCCGTGCTCATCCCCGAGCTGATCGCCGAACATGAGGCCAAGGGCACCCTGCACCGGGGCTCGGGCCCCTACGTGGCGCCGGAAGCGACCTCGGGTACCCTGCGCTTCCCGGGCAAGGCACTCTTCCTCCCCGCCGGACGGGGCACTTCCGAGGTGGGCACTTCCGGCGCGGGCGCCTCTGACACGGAAGCGTCCGACGCCGGCACCTGGCTTGTGACGGATACCGGCCACCACCGCCTCGTGGAGTTGGGCACCGACTTCCAGACGGTGCTGCGCACCTACGGTTCAGGTACCAAAGGCTACGAGGACGGCCCCGCCGCCGGTGACCCGGCCGCCGCCCGGTTCAACGAGCCCCAGGGCCTTGCGCTGCTGCCGGAAGACGTGGCAGCGAAGGCAGGCTACGACGTCGTCATTGCCGATTCGGTCAACCACCGCCTGCGCGGGCTCTCGCTCACAGACGGAAAGGCCAGCACGCTCGCCGGGAACGGCGTTCAGCGGCTCCTTGAAACGGGTCCCGCGCGCGTGGACGAGGACGCTGCCGGGTTCACCGGGCAGCTCAGCGGGCACCCGTTGGAGGTCTCGCTCAGCTCGCCGTGGGACGTTGTCTGGTCCACCAAGCTCAACGCCGTGGTGGTCGCGATGGCCGGAACCCACCAGATCTTCAGCTTCGACCCGCTCACCGGCGCTGTGGCCATTGTGGCCGGCAACGGATTGGAAGGCCTGCTGGACGGCAAAGCCCACGAAGCCTGGTTCGCTCAGCCGTCCGGCCTTGCCGAGGACGCCGACGGGAACATCTGGGTAGCGGATTCGGAAACGTCCGCACTCCGCAAGCTGGCCATCAGCGACGACGGCACGGTCACCGTGGAAACCGCCGTCGGCAAGGGTTTGTTCGACTTCGGGTTCCGCGACGGTGAGGCGGCGGAAGCCCGGCTGCAGCACCCGCTGGGCGTTACCGTCCTGCCCGACGGCTCCGTGGCCATCGCGGACACCTACAACGGTGCCGTGCGCCGCTACGACCCGGCAACGGGCAAGGTCTCCACGCTGGCGCGGGGCCTGTCCGAACCAAGCGACGTGATCGTGGACCATACCCGGGCTGCCGGCTCCGAACCGCTCCTGGTGGTGGTTGAGGCCAACAAGCATCAGCTCGTCTACGTGCCCATCCCCAAGGAGGCGCAGCAGGTGGACGAGGGCGCGTCGCAGACTCAGCGTCCCAAGAGCCCCGTGGCTCCGGGCCTGCTGGACCTGACCGTCCGCTTCACGGCCCCCACCGGCCAGAAGCTCGATGACCGCTGGGGCGATCCCACCCAGCTGAAGATCTCCTCCACCCCGCCGGAGCTGCTGGTGTCCGGTGGCGGCACGTCTGTGGGCCTGCTCCGGACCCTGGAGTTGGCAACGGGAATTCCGGAAGGCGTCCTGCACATCACCGCCCGGGCCGCGGCCTGCGACGGCCCCGAGAACGAGGACGGCGAGATCCCGGACCACGCCGCCTGCCACCTGTACCAGCAGGACTGGGGCATTCCCGTGCTGCTCACGGACGACGGCGACACGGAACTGGTCCTGGACCTGCGCGGCATGGACTAG
- a CDS encoding cytochrome c oxidase assembly protein, producing MPSAAKSRPTTPSPAPGRGGTTPGAAPVGVSRPWQLLGLAALLLGLVAALLFSGAAAARTVSDPGALARWGLPISKAIHNVSLATVIGGLIFAVGILPRSAGPRSRTNDAHAPEHPAFSRALAIAAAAGPVWTLSAIAVLVLTYSDVAGQGLSGDAEFTRALVYFMTDIDTGRAWLAVTIIGAVVTTALFGVRSLGGLALTLILALIGLVPAALIGHSSSSSDHSAAVNSLGLHLVGVSVWVGGIILLALLSGILAGPKPGAGTDITEPTLRRFSALAGFAFVLVFASGVINASIRVTNWADLFGSPYGQLILAKAAATVVLGGIGLMHRQWVIPQLGRQGSAFTARRVLWQLVIVELLIMGATSGVAVALSRSAPPEPTSFAPNASPAFILSGYELPPELTPERWFTEWRLDWLWVAVVLFALVAYFLGVAKVVRRGDKWPWFRSVNWVVGLVALTYITSGPPTVYGMVLFSAHMVGHMALTMVAPLFLVLGAPVTLALRALPARADGSRGLREWVLVFVHSKFSQVVTHPLFAAANFAGSIILFYFSDAFGFAMREHVGHELMNLHFLLTGYIFVLSMIGTDPLPRRAPYPMRLLLLLATMAFHAFFGVTIMGGTSLLAADYFGNLGRPWGPSALLDQQLGGAVTWGIGEVPTLLVAIGVAIMWSRSDERETRRTDRAADRNNDADLTAYNDMFAKLAERDARLAERNKLEGR from the coding sequence GTGCCTTCTGCAGCAAAGTCCCGTCCCACAACACCCTCACCGGCCCCCGGCAGGGGCGGTACAACGCCGGGCGCCGCGCCTGTGGGGGTTTCCCGGCCCTGGCAGCTTCTGGGGCTTGCAGCGCTGCTTCTGGGACTGGTCGCAGCGCTCCTCTTCTCCGGCGCGGCGGCGGCCCGAACAGTATCTGATCCCGGAGCGCTGGCCCGCTGGGGCCTGCCGATCAGCAAGGCCATCCACAACGTGTCCCTGGCAACGGTGATCGGCGGACTGATCTTCGCGGTCGGCATCCTTCCCAGGAGCGCCGGCCCACGTTCCCGGACCAACGATGCGCACGCGCCCGAACACCCTGCGTTTTCACGGGCCCTGGCCATAGCCGCTGCCGCCGGCCCGGTCTGGACGTTATCGGCCATCGCCGTGCTGGTCCTCACCTACTCGGACGTGGCAGGCCAGGGACTCTCCGGGGACGCTGAGTTCACGCGCGCCCTGGTCTACTTCATGACCGACATCGACACCGGCCGTGCCTGGCTGGCCGTCACCATCATCGGGGCCGTGGTGACCACCGCCCTGTTCGGTGTCAGATCCCTGGGCGGTCTGGCGCTCACGCTGATCCTGGCACTGATCGGGTTGGTCCCCGCCGCGTTGATCGGGCACTCGTCGAGTTCCTCGGACCATTCAGCTGCGGTCAACTCCCTGGGCCTGCACCTAGTGGGCGTCAGCGTTTGGGTGGGCGGCATCATCCTGCTGGCCCTGCTCTCAGGCATCCTGGCGGGACCGAAGCCGGGCGCGGGCACAGACATCACCGAACCCACCCTGCGGCGGTTTTCGGCCCTGGCCGGTTTTGCTTTTGTGCTGGTTTTTGCCTCGGGCGTCATCAACGCAAGCATTCGCGTCACCAACTGGGCTGACCTTTTTGGCTCTCCCTACGGGCAGCTCATTCTGGCTAAGGCGGCAGCGACGGTGGTCCTCGGCGGCATCGGCCTGATGCACCGGCAGTGGGTTATCCCGCAGCTGGGCCGCCAGGGCTCGGCATTTACCGCCCGCCGCGTGCTGTGGCAGCTGGTCATCGTTGAACTCCTGATCATGGGCGCCACCTCGGGCGTCGCCGTCGCCCTGAGCCGTTCGGCCCCGCCCGAACCCACCAGCTTCGCACCCAACGCTTCGCCGGCATTTATCCTGTCGGGCTATGAGCTGCCGCCGGAGCTGACCCCCGAACGCTGGTTCACGGAATGGCGCCTGGACTGGCTCTGGGTAGCCGTGGTGCTGTTCGCTCTGGTGGCCTACTTCCTCGGCGTGGCCAAAGTGGTGCGGCGAGGGGACAAGTGGCCGTGGTTCCGGTCCGTGAACTGGGTGGTGGGACTTGTGGCACTGACCTACATCACCTCCGGCCCGCCGACTGTCTACGGGATGGTGCTGTTCTCCGCTCACATGGTGGGCCACATGGCACTGACCATGGTGGCGCCGCTGTTCCTGGTGCTGGGCGCCCCGGTGACGCTGGCCCTGCGCGCCCTTCCGGCACGCGCGGACGGTTCCAGGGGACTGCGTGAGTGGGTGCTGGTTTTTGTCCACTCCAAGTTCTCCCAGGTGGTCACGCACCCGCTGTTTGCCGCGGCAAACTTCGCCGGCTCGATCATTCTGTTCTACTTCTCGGACGCGTTCGGCTTTGCGATGCGGGAGCACGTGGGCCACGAACTCATGAACCTGCACTTCCTGCTCACCGGTTACATCTTCGTGCTGAGCATGATCGGCACGGACCCGCTGCCCCGCCGCGCGCCCTATCCCATGCGCCTGCTCCTCCTGCTGGCCACCATGGCTTTCCACGCCTTCTTCGGCGTCACCATCATGGGCGGGACCAGCCTGCTGGCGGCGGACTACTTCGGCAACCTCGGCCGCCCCTGGGGACCGTCCGCCCTCCTGGACCAGCAACTGGGCGGTGCGGTGACCTGGGGCATCGGCGAAGTCCCCACCCTGCTGGTGGCGATCGGCGTCGCCATCATGTGGTCACGCTCCGATGAACGCGAGACCCGCCGCACCGATCGGGCAGCGGACAGGAATAACGACGCCGATCTCACCGCTTACAACGATATGTTTGCCAAATTGGCCGAACGCGACGCCAGATTGGCTGAACGCAACAAGCTGGAAGGACGCTGA
- a CDS encoding HU family DNA-binding protein encodes MAKNRSELVSEVAGKAGTSQAAVNSVLDALFEVFETSVASGEKITIPGWLAVERTDRAARTGRNPQTGETIQIAAGHSVKLTAGSKLKAAVAKKK; translated from the coding sequence ATGGCTAAGAACCGTAGCGAACTTGTTTCAGAGGTAGCAGGCAAGGCCGGCACCAGCCAGGCAGCCGTCAACTCCGTCCTCGATGCACTGTTCGAAGTTTTCGAAACGTCAGTCGCCTCCGGCGAGAAGATCACCATCCCGGGCTGGCTTGCAGTCGAGCGCACCGACCGTGCAGCTCGCACCGGCCGCAACCCGCAGACCGGCGAGACCATCCAGATCGCAGCAGGCCACAGCGTCAAGCTGACCGCCGGCTCCAAGCTGAAGGCTGCGGTAGCCAAGAAGAAGTAG